A single Aquisalimonas asiatica DNA region contains:
- a CDS encoding ABC transporter ATP-binding protein, producing the protein MLDAPARLTIHDLDCGSLTGVSLAIDPGEVVCLSGTSGGGKSRLLRAIADLDAHTGDVWWGDLHQGSLPGHQWRQRVMLLPAEAPWWFERVGAHFPATPDPSDLAAVGLPADAMDWPITRLSSGERQRAALLRMMAHGPQALLLDEPTANLDATTTERVEAWLLRRIRTDRLTVLWVAHDMAQVRRVAGRHLRINGNRLEAVAWT; encoded by the coding sequence CGACCTGGACTGCGGCTCCCTCACCGGCGTCTCCCTGGCGATCGATCCGGGCGAGGTCGTGTGCCTGTCCGGGACTTCGGGCGGCGGCAAGAGCCGCCTGCTGCGGGCCATAGCCGATCTGGATGCGCACACCGGTGACGTCTGGTGGGGCGATCTCCACCAGGGGAGTCTCCCGGGTCATCAATGGCGCCAGCGAGTCATGCTGTTACCCGCGGAGGCGCCCTGGTGGTTTGAACGGGTCGGCGCCCATTTCCCCGCCACTCCGGACCCATCGGACCTTGCCGCCGTGGGCTTGCCAGCAGACGCCATGGACTGGCCGATCACGAGATTGTCGTCGGGGGAGCGCCAGCGCGCCGCTCTGCTAAGAATGATGGCCCACGGACCGCAGGCACTGCTGCTGGACGAACCGACCGCGAACCTGGATGCCACCACCACCGAGCGTGTGGAGGCGTGGCTGCTGCGGCGCATCCGTACCGACAGGCTGACCGTACTCTGGGTAGCCCACGACATGGCGCAGGTGAGGCGCGTCGCCGGCCGGCACCTGCGCATCAACGGCAATCGGCTGGAGGCCGTGGCGTGGACGTAA
- a CDS encoding homocysteine S-methyltransferase family protein — translation MMHPNQNDVLILDGGMGQELRRRSSRPASPLWSAQVMLDEPDLVVAAHRDFIEAGAQVITANTYSATPQRLERDGEPDLFGPLHAAALDAARQARDDSGRDVRIAGCLPPLMASYSPDIAPDDATCLQAYREMVAAQSGGVDLFLCETMSLAREARAATVAAAESNLPVWVAFTVDDGDGTRLRSGESLAEAAEQVVAAGAARLLINCSVPEAVTSAMDVLARSGVPFGGYANAFTSVEALKPGGTVDVLEARKDLDPAAYAEHALGWVRQGATIVGGCCEVGPAHIAALTEKLTAEGYRTAVS, via the coding sequence ATGATGCACCCGAACCAGAACGACGTTCTCATCCTGGACGGCGGCATGGGCCAGGAGCTGCGTCGGCGCAGCAGCCGCCCGGCATCCCCGCTGTGGTCCGCCCAGGTGATGCTCGACGAGCCGGATCTGGTGGTTGCAGCCCATCGTGACTTCATCGAGGCCGGCGCCCAGGTCATCACCGCCAACACGTACAGTGCCACGCCCCAGCGCCTGGAGCGCGATGGCGAGCCCGATCTCTTCGGGCCGCTGCACGCCGCGGCGCTGGATGCCGCCCGCCAGGCCCGCGACGACAGCGGCCGGGATGTGCGCATCGCCGGTTGCCTGCCACCGCTCATGGCGAGCTACAGCCCGGACATCGCGCCGGACGACGCCACCTGCCTGCAGGCCTATCGGGAGATGGTCGCGGCGCAGTCCGGCGGCGTGGACCTCTTCCTCTGCGAGACCATGTCCCTGGCACGGGAGGCGCGCGCGGCGACCGTTGCTGCCGCCGAGAGCAACCTGCCGGTGTGGGTTGCGTTCACGGTGGATGATGGCGACGGCACGCGCCTGCGCTCCGGTGAATCTCTTGCCGAAGCCGCCGAACAGGTGGTGGCCGCCGGCGCGGCGCGCCTGCTGATCAACTGCTCCGTGCCGGAAGCGGTCACCTCGGCCATGGACGTGCTCGCGCGAAGCGGTGTGCCGTTCGGCGGCTACGCCAACGCCTTCACGTCCGTGGAGGCCCTGAAACCGGGCGGCACGGTTGATGTGCTCGAAGCACGCAAGGACCTTGATCCCGCCGCGTACGCCGAGCACGCGCTTGGGTGGGTCCGGCAGGGCGCAACCATCGTGGGCGGCTGCTGTGAAGTGGGTCCCGCCCACATTGCGGCGTTGACCGAGAAGCTGACGGCAGAGGGATACCGGACGGCGGTGTCCTGA
- a CDS encoding MFS transporter — protein sequence MRPVSATGYAVLGAGLIAIAYGLARYAFGLFVPSIRAELGLSADAVGIVGSLAFISFCFASVVAPLVADRLGPRLAAGLSGVFALAGLTLISLAGDAVVLGTGVFACGIATGLMMPALSSGAQAAVRADLRGRVNAVMNAGTSAGLIVCVPAVLLLSGAWRLAYGSFAVLAALGVLAALLLIPSSAPGSRGQAQPTAPVSRERWLEVTRLTLFCFAMGVAGSAYWIFAPDLVVEVGSLPERLTGYLWLVVGITGLAGAWASDLGDRIGAPATQALALVGLGGATALIATAPGDLLIALISAAVFGWAFMTLTGLYLVTGIRLLRDRPSMGPVIPFLAITIGQAVGSPLVGWTIARAGYGEAFIVFATLAALVAAVSFLFPRTCSDAAAEEAAEPRSPAAATTIERRPE from the coding sequence ATGAGGCCAGTCAGCGCCACCGGCTATGCGGTTCTCGGTGCCGGGCTGATCGCCATCGCGTACGGGCTCGCCCGTTACGCGTTCGGCTTGTTCGTCCCGTCGATCCGCGCGGAGCTCGGGCTGTCTGCCGATGCCGTGGGCATCGTCGGCTCGCTGGCGTTCATCAGTTTCTGTTTTGCCAGCGTGGTTGCCCCGCTGGTGGCGGACCGCCTGGGGCCACGGCTGGCAGCCGGGTTGTCGGGGGTGTTCGCGCTTGCGGGCCTCACCCTGATCAGCCTCGCGGGCGACGCCGTGGTGCTCGGCACCGGCGTCTTCGCCTGTGGCATCGCCACGGGGCTGATGATGCCTGCGTTATCGTCCGGCGCGCAGGCCGCCGTCCGCGCCGATCTCCGCGGGCGCGTGAACGCCGTCATGAATGCCGGCACCAGCGCTGGCCTGATCGTCTGCGTGCCGGCCGTGCTGCTGCTGAGCGGCGCCTGGCGCCTCGCCTACGGCTCGTTTGCGGTGCTGGCGGCGCTGGGCGTACTGGCAGCCCTTCTGCTGATTCCGTCATCCGCGCCGGGAAGCCGGGGCCAGGCGCAGCCCACGGCGCCCGTTTCCCGGGAGCGGTGGCTCGAGGTCACGCGGCTGACCCTGTTCTGCTTCGCCATGGGCGTGGCCGGATCCGCCTACTGGATCTTCGCGCCCGATCTGGTCGTTGAGGTGGGTAGCCTGCCGGAGCGGCTCACCGGTTACCTCTGGCTGGTGGTGGGCATCACGGGCCTCGCCGGCGCCTGGGCGAGTGACCTGGGGGACCGCATTGGTGCGCCCGCCACCCAGGCACTGGCGCTGGTCGGGCTGGGGGGCGCAACAGCGCTGATTGCAACCGCGCCCGGCGACTTGCTGATCGCGCTGATATCGGCCGCCGTCTTCGGCTGGGCGTTCATGACCCTGACCGGGTTGTACTTGGTGACGGGCATCCGGCTGCTGCGTGACCGCCCGTCCATGGGGCCGGTGATCCCGTTTCTTGCGATCACGATCGGCCAGGCCGTGGGCTCGCCACTGGTCGGCTGGACCATCGCCCGCGCCGGTTATGGGGAGGCATTCATTGTGTTTGCGACGCTCGCCGCGCTGGTCGCAGCCGTCTCGTTCCTTTTCCCCCGCACGTGCAGTGATGCCGCCGCCGAAGAGGCGGCCGAGCCGCGGAGTCCGGCGGCGGCCACAACAATCGAGAGGAGACCCGAATGA
- a CDS encoding TetR/AcrR family transcriptional regulator — translation MVARKRDTLLDTAERLFYAEGFHATGVDRVVAEAGVARMTLYNHFASKEALIEAVLDRRYARYLDELRRAVDTAAAGDAVMALAHVHCQWLETTANRGCIVIKAIGEFEQHHPAIADQGRRLKRELIAVIADALSRDGVVDDSVTAERVLVILEGADALTPVLGASAVTSHLRAMLPAVLASATRGHA, via the coding sequence ATGGTGGCCAGAAAGCGCGACACGCTGCTCGACACCGCCGAGCGGCTTTTCTATGCGGAGGGGTTCCACGCCACCGGCGTCGACCGGGTGGTTGCCGAGGCCGGTGTCGCCCGGATGACGCTCTACAACCACTTCGCCTCCAAGGAAGCGTTGATCGAAGCAGTGCTCGACCGGCGCTACGCGCGCTATCTGGACGAGCTGCGCCGCGCGGTCGACACCGCCGCCGCGGGCGATGCCGTCATGGCGCTGGCCCACGTGCACTGTCAGTGGCTGGAGACCACCGCGAATCGCGGCTGCATCGTCATCAAGGCGATCGGCGAGTTCGAGCAGCACCATCCGGCCATTGCCGACCAGGGACGCCGGCTCAAGCGGGAGCTGATCGCTGTCATCGCCGACGCCCTGTCCCGTGACGGTGTCGTGGACGATTCCGTCACGGCCGAGCGCGTACTGGTGATCCTGGAAGGGGCCGATGCGCTCACGCCGGTCCTCGGTGCCTCCGCCGTCACCAGCCACCTGCGTGCCATGCTGCCTGCGGTGCTCGCGTCGGCCACCAGGGGGCATGCATGA
- a CDS encoding ABC transporter permease: MDVIEITWWSLAGTSLLVLALAVCTHLARLGVSRDVVIAAVRTVIQLALIGLVLETLFAFAALQWVLLMGVAMVLVAGREVMARQNRRLTGGWAFGIGTVAMFLSSFTVTAFALAVVIGPDPWYTPQYSIPLLGMMLGNTMTGIALGLDRLTDTAWQQRQVIEGRLMLGQSWSTAIADIRRDAMRTGMIPMINAMAAAGVVSLPGMMTGQILAGTPPALAVKYQILVMFLITVGTGFGTVASVMIGARRLFDDRERLRIDRLSAPRKGA, from the coding sequence GTGGACGTAATCGAGATCACCTGGTGGTCCCTGGCGGGCACCTCGCTGCTGGTGCTCGCCCTCGCCGTGTGCACCCACCTGGCACGGCTGGGAGTGTCGCGGGATGTGGTCATCGCCGCGGTGCGGACGGTCATCCAGCTCGCCCTGATCGGTCTGGTCCTGGAGACGCTGTTCGCCTTCGCCGCGCTGCAGTGGGTGCTGCTCATGGGCGTGGCCATGGTGCTGGTCGCCGGTCGCGAGGTGATGGCCCGTCAGAACCGGCGCCTGACCGGCGGCTGGGCGTTCGGAATAGGGACCGTCGCCATGTTCCTGTCGTCGTTCACCGTGACGGCATTCGCGCTGGCGGTGGTCATCGGCCCGGACCCCTGGTACACGCCACAGTACTCCATCCCCTTGCTGGGAATGATGCTCGGCAACACCATGACCGGCATCGCTCTCGGGCTCGACCGGCTCACCGACACCGCCTGGCAGCAGCGCCAGGTGATCGAGGGGCGATTGATGCTCGGTCAGAGCTGGTCCACGGCCATCGCGGATATTCGTCGCGACGCAATGCGCACCGGCATGATCCCCATGATCAACGCCATGGCTGCGGCGGGGGTGGTCAGCCTGCCCGGCATGATGACGGGCCAGATCCTGGCCGGGACGCCGCCCGCGCTGGCGGTCAAGTATCAGATCCTGGTGATGTTCCTGATCACCGTTGGCACCGGGTTTGGCACGGTGGCATCAGTGATGATCGGTGCGCGCCGCCTGTTCGACGACCGTGAACGGCTGCGCATCGACCGTCTCAGCGCCCCGCGCAAGGGCGCGTAA